In the Bacillus shivajii genome, one interval contains:
- the grpE gene encoding nucleotide exchange factor GrpE: MVEKNANQVDQETVEKQDQEQSEEVEQELVEDHEVEEAMEESSSDEIAKLEQKVQEATDRLLRVQADYDNFRRRTKQEKEAEAKYRSQRLAEEILPVLDNFERGLAINPESDETNSLLQGMEMVYRQLKDALEKEGVKPIQTVGETFDPQIHQAVMQVESDEYDSNVVVEELQKGYKLNDRVIRPAMVKVNA; the protein is encoded by the coding sequence ATGGTGGAAAAAAACGCTAATCAAGTTGATCAAGAAACAGTAGAAAAGCAAGATCAAGAACAAAGCGAAGAAGTTGAACAAGAACTTGTAGAAGATCATGAAGTAGAAGAAGCAATGGAAGAGTCATCATCCGATGAAATTGCTAAACTCGAACAAAAAGTTCAAGAAGCGACGGATCGCTTATTAAGAGTACAAGCTGATTATGACAACTTCCGCCGACGTACAAAACAAGAAAAGGAAGCGGAAGCAAAATATAGATCTCAACGACTTGCAGAGGAGATTTTGCCTGTTCTCGATAATTTTGAAAGAGGACTTGCGATCAACCCGGAATCAGATGAGACAAACTCACTCCTTCAAGGGATGGAAATGGTATATCGCCAACTTAAAGATGCACTTGAAAAAGAAGGGGTAAAACCAATCCAAACGGTTGGAGAAACATTTGATCCACAAATTCATCAAGCAGTGATGCAAGTTGAATCTGATGAATACGATTCAAACGTTGTGGTTGAAGAATTACAAAAAGGTTATAAACTAAATGATCGCGTCATACGTCCAGCTATGGTAAAAGTAAACGCGTAA
- the dnaK gene encoding molecular chaperone DnaK → MSKVIGIDLGTTNSCVAVMEGGEATVITNAEGARTTPSVVSFKDGERQVGEVAKRQMITNPNTITSIKRHMGTEYKVDAEGKEYTPQEISAIILQKLKEDAEAYLGEKVSKAVITVPAYFNDSQRQATKDAGKIAGLEVERIVNEPTAAALAYGFEKEEDQTILVYDLGGGTFDVSILELGDGFFEVRATSGDNELGGDDFDQVIIDYLVEEFKKENGIDLSQDKMALQRLKDAAEKAKKDLSGVSQTQISLPFITADQTGPKHLELNLTRAKFDELSADLVERTMGPTRRALSDAGLSASEIDKIVLVGGSTRIPAVQTAIKQLTGQDPHKGVNPDEVVALGAAVQAGVLTGDVKDVVLLDVTPLSLGIETMGGVTTKLIERNTTIPTSKSQTFSTAADNQPSVDIHVLQGEREMAADNKTLGRFQLSDIPPAPRGVPQIEVTFDIDANGIVNVRAKDLGTNKEQSITITSSSGLSEEDIEQMVKDAEANAEEDKKRREEIDLRNEADQLVFTTEKTLSDLGDNVDAADKENAEAAKDKVKKALEENNIEEIRTAKDELQEVVQQLSTKLYEQAAQQAQDQQGAEGEAQGQADANDDVVDAEYEEVKDDEKK, encoded by the coding sequence ATGAGTAAAGTTATTGGAATCGACTTAGGTACAACAAACTCTTGTGTTGCAGTCATGGAAGGTGGCGAAGCAACAGTCATTACAAACGCTGAGGGAGCTCGTACGACACCATCTGTTGTTTCATTTAAAGATGGGGAGCGTCAAGTTGGGGAAGTAGCGAAGCGTCAAATGATCACAAACCCGAACACAATTACATCTATCAAGCGTCACATGGGAACAGAATACAAAGTAGATGCAGAAGGGAAAGAATATACTCCACAAGAAATCTCTGCAATCATTCTTCAAAAACTAAAAGAAGATGCTGAAGCATACTTAGGTGAGAAAGTATCGAAGGCAGTTATTACAGTTCCTGCGTATTTCAACGACTCACAACGTCAAGCTACAAAAGATGCTGGTAAGATTGCAGGTCTTGAAGTAGAGCGTATTGTTAACGAACCAACTGCAGCAGCACTTGCATACGGTTTTGAAAAAGAAGAAGATCAAACGATTCTAGTTTATGACTTAGGTGGAGGTACGTTTGACGTATCTATTCTAGAACTAGGAGACGGATTCTTTGAAGTACGTGCAACTTCTGGTGACAATGAACTTGGTGGAGATGACTTTGACCAAGTGATCATCGATTACTTAGTAGAAGAATTCAAAAAAGAAAATGGTATAGACTTATCTCAAGATAAGATGGCGCTACAACGCCTAAAAGATGCTGCTGAAAAAGCAAAGAAAGACTTATCTGGTGTTTCTCAAACACAAATCTCACTTCCGTTTATCACAGCAGACCAAACTGGACCTAAACATTTAGAGTTAAACTTAACACGTGCGAAGTTCGATGAGTTATCAGCAGACCTTGTAGAACGTACGATGGGACCTACTCGCCGTGCATTAAGCGATGCAGGATTATCTGCAAGTGAAATTGATAAAATTGTATTAGTTGGTGGTTCTACACGAATTCCAGCTGTTCAAACTGCGATAAAACAACTAACAGGCCAAGACCCTCATAAAGGTGTAAACCCTGATGAAGTCGTAGCTCTTGGTGCTGCTGTTCAAGCAGGTGTATTAACTGGTGACGTAAAAGATGTTGTTTTACTTGACGTTACACCTTTATCATTAGGTATTGAAACTATGGGCGGTGTTACGACAAAATTAATCGAGCGTAATACAACAATCCCAACAAGTAAATCACAAACCTTCTCAACTGCAGCAGATAACCAACCATCAGTTGACATTCATGTTCTTCAAGGTGAGCGTGAAATGGCTGCAGATAACAAAACATTAGGGCGTTTCCAATTATCAGACATTCCGCCAGCGCCACGTGGTGTACCACAAATCGAAGTAACGTTCGATATTGATGCCAATGGTATCGTAAATGTACGTGCGAAAGATCTTGGCACAAATAAAGAACAGTCCATTACAATTACATCTTCATCTGGACTTTCTGAAGAAGATATTGAGCAAATGGTAAAAGATGCTGAGGCAAACGCTGAAGAAGATAAAAAGCGTCGTGAAGAAATCGACTTACGTAACGAAGCAGATCAGTTAGTATTCACAACGGAAAAAACGTTAAGTGATCTTGGTGACAACGTAGACGCTGCTGATAAAGAAAATGCAGAAGCTGCAAAAGATAAAGTAAAGAAAGCTCTAGAAGAAAACAATATCGAGGAAATTCGTACAGCAAAAGACGAATTACAAGAAGTTGTTCAGCAGCTTTCAACGAAGCTTTACGAACAAGCAGCACAGCAAGCGCAAGATCAGCAAGGTGCTGAAGGTGAAGCACAAGGTCAAGCTGATGCAAATGATGACGTTGTTGATGCTGAATATGAAGAAGTTAAAGACGACGAGAAAAAGTAA
- the dnaJ gene encoding molecular chaperone DnaJ has translation MSKRDYYDVLGVEKGASEAEIKKAYRKLARKYHPDVNKEADAEQKFKEVKDAYDTLSDSQKRAHYDQFGHTDPNQGFGGGGDGDFGGFGDIFDMFFGGGGRRDPNAPRQGADMQYTMMLEFKEAVFGKETDIEIPREETCETCHGSGAKPGTSPETCKHCGGAGQLNVEQNTPFGRVVNRRVCHQCDGTGQMVKDKCRTCAGQGKVKKRKKIHIKIPAGVDTGQQIRVAGQGEPGENGGPPGDLYVVFNVKPHEFFKRDGDDLHCEMPLTFTQAALGDEIEVPTLKGKVKLKIPAGTQTGTHFRLRGKGVPNVRGMGQGDQHIKVRVLTPKNLTDRQKELLRELAEISGNEAPDEQSENFFAKVKRAFKNFGE, from the coding sequence ATGAGCAAAAGAGACTATTATGACGTTCTTGGTGTCGAAAAAGGCGCCTCTGAAGCAGAAATAAAAAAGGCCTATCGTAAGCTTGCTCGCAAGTATCATCCGGATGTAAATAAAGAAGCGGATGCAGAGCAAAAGTTTAAAGAAGTAAAAGATGCATACGATACGCTAAGTGATTCACAAAAAAGAGCCCATTATGACCAATTTGGACATACAGATCCAAACCAAGGATTTGGTGGAGGTGGCGATGGAGACTTTGGTGGCTTCGGTGACATTTTCGATATGTTCTTTGGTGGAGGTGGGCGTAGAGATCCAAATGCACCTCGTCAAGGGGCAGATATGCAGTATACGATGATGTTAGAATTTAAAGAAGCGGTATTTGGAAAAGAAACAGATATCGAAATACCACGTGAAGAAACGTGTGAAACGTGTCACGGGTCAGGTGCAAAGCCTGGAACGTCGCCTGAAACATGTAAGCATTGTGGCGGTGCAGGACAGCTAAACGTTGAACAAAATACCCCATTTGGAAGAGTTGTTAACCGACGAGTTTGTCATCAGTGTGATGGAACTGGACAAATGGTTAAAGATAAATGTCGTACGTGTGCCGGCCAAGGAAAAGTGAAAAAGCGTAAGAAGATTCATATTAAAATTCCAGCAGGTGTTGATACTGGACAGCAAATTCGTGTCGCTGGTCAAGGAGAACCTGGTGAGAATGGAGGTCCTCCAGGAGACTTGTATGTCGTCTTTAATGTTAAGCCTCACGAATTCTTTAAACGTGATGGTGATGACCTACATTGCGAAATGCCTCTAACATTCACGCAGGCAGCTCTAGGTGATGAAATTGAAGTACCGACACTAAAAGGAAAAGTGAAATTGAAAATTCCAGCAGGTACTCAAACAGGAACACACTTCCGTCTTAGAGGAAAAGGTGTCCCTAACGTGAGAGGTATGGGACAAGGAGATCAACATATTAAAGTCCGTGTCTTAACACCGAAAAACCTCACAGATCGTCAAAAAGAATTATTGCGCGAACTTGCTGAAATTAGCGGAAATGAAGCGCCTGATGAACAAAGTGAGAATTTCTTTGCAAAGGTAAAACGAGCATTTAAAAACTTCGGTGAATAA
- the prmA gene encoding 50S ribosomal protein L11 methyltransferase — protein sequence MKWSEICIHTTQEAVEPVSNILHEAGASGVVIEDPDDLYKERDTSLGEVYELSPDDYPDEGVIVKAYLPVNSFLGETVEEIKEAINQLLVYNIDLGHNQVTVSEVNEEEWATAWKKYYKPVKISDRITITPTWEEYEKVHDDELIIELDPGMAFGTGTHPTTVLSIQALERHLKKNDSVVDVGTGSGVLSIAAAKLGASKILALDLDEVAVTTAKLNIKLNKNQDVITVEQNNLLDGVRDEPDVIVANILAEVIVRMTDDAFKSLKPGGKLVTSGIIQGKREQVKDAILNSGFELLEIVEMEDWLAMVAQKPE from the coding sequence GTGAAATGGTCTGAAATTTGTATTCATACAACACAAGAAGCAGTTGAACCTGTTTCGAATATTTTACACGAAGCAGGAGCAAGTGGTGTTGTCATCGAAGATCCAGATGACTTATATAAAGAGCGCGATACGTCTTTAGGTGAAGTGTATGAACTTTCGCCAGATGATTATCCAGATGAAGGGGTCATCGTAAAAGCTTACCTACCAGTTAATAGCTTTTTAGGTGAAACGGTTGAAGAAATAAAAGAGGCCATAAACCAGCTCCTCGTTTATAATATTGACTTAGGTCATAATCAAGTGACGGTAAGTGAAGTAAATGAAGAAGAGTGGGCAACAGCTTGGAAAAAGTACTATAAGCCTGTAAAAATCTCAGATCGGATTACGATTACACCGACATGGGAAGAATATGAAAAGGTACATGACGATGAGTTAATTATAGAACTAGACCCAGGCATGGCATTTGGAACAGGGACACATCCTACGACGGTCCTGTCAATACAAGCGCTTGAACGTCATTTGAAAAAAAATGACTCTGTCGTGGATGTTGGAACAGGATCAGGAGTTTTGAGTATTGCAGCTGCTAAATTAGGCGCGTCAAAAATTCTCGCCCTCGATTTAGATGAGGTGGCTGTGACAACGGCAAAGTTGAACATTAAGTTAAACAAAAATCAGGATGTTATTACTGTTGAACAAAACAACCTCCTCGATGGTGTTCGTGATGAGCCGGATGTAATCGTTGCAAATATTCTTGCAGAAGTGATTGTTAGAATGACAGATGATGCATTTAAATCATTAAAACCTGGTGGAAAACTTGTCACATCAGGGATCATTCAAGGTAAACGAGAGCAAGTGAAAGATGCTATTTTAAACAGTGGTTTTGAATTACTTGAAATTGTTGAAATGGAAGACTGGTTAGCAATGGTCGCGCAAAAACCAGAATAG
- a CDS encoding 16S rRNA (uracil(1498)-N(3))-methyltransferase has translation MQRYFLEPSHFYSDYVMITGEEQKHIRRVMRMETGDTIVCCALDGKCYTCELSEFTDEHVKAVIVEEETVTKELPIEVSIAHGLPKGDKLELVLQKGTELGAFHFLPFEAERSIVKWDEKKAKKKIERWNKITKEAAEQSHRQKMPKVHSVDRFQNLVYTFKNYTYVLVAYEEAAKSDEKSRFFSVLNNMKAGDNLLLLIGPEGGFSDREIQTMQEHGAITCGFGPRILRSETAPLYGLAAISYHFELLG, from the coding sequence ATGCAAAGGTACTTTTTGGAACCATCACATTTTTACTCTGATTATGTTATGATAACCGGTGAAGAGCAAAAGCACATTCGTCGTGTCATGCGTATGGAAACAGGTGACACGATTGTTTGCTGTGCTCTTGATGGTAAATGCTATACATGTGAGTTAAGTGAGTTTACAGATGAACATGTTAAAGCAGTCATTGTTGAAGAGGAGACAGTCACAAAAGAACTTCCGATCGAAGTTTCAATTGCTCACGGTCTCCCTAAAGGAGACAAACTTGAGCTTGTCCTTCAAAAAGGAACAGAGCTCGGTGCTTTTCATTTCCTTCCATTTGAAGCGGAACGTTCTATTGTGAAGTGGGATGAAAAAAAAGCGAAAAAAAAGATAGAGCGATGGAATAAAATTACGAAGGAAGCAGCAGAACAATCTCACCGTCAAAAGATGCCTAAAGTACATTCTGTTGATCGCTTCCAAAATTTAGTTTATACATTCAAAAATTATACGTATGTTTTAGTTGCTTATGAAGAAGCAGCTAAAAGCGATGAGAAAAGTCGTTTTTTCTCAGTATTAAATAACATGAAGGCGGGAGACAACCTTCTACTTCTAATTGGTCCTGAAGGCGGTTTTTCTGATCGTGAAATACAAACGATGCAAGAACATGGTGCAATTACGTGTGGATTCGGGCCGCGAATTTTACGTTCTGAAACGGCACCACTTTATGGTTTAGCGGCAATATCTTATCATTTTGAATTGTTGGGGTGA
- the mtaB gene encoding tRNA (N(6)-L-threonylcarbamoyladenosine(37)-C(2))-methylthiotransferase MtaB encodes MPTVAFHTLGCKVNHYETEAIWQLFQQAGYEKTEYDQTSDVYVINTCTVTNTGDKKSRQVIRRAIRKNPDAVVCVTGCYAQTSPAEIMAIPGVDIVVGTQDRHKLISYIEQFRKEREPINGVGNIMKARVYEELDVPSFTDRTRASLKIQEGCNNFCTFCIIPWARGLLRSRKPEDVISQANQLVEAGYKEIVLTGIHTGGYGEDMKEYSLAKLLLDLEKVEGLKRIRISSIEASQITDEVIDVIDRSEKVVRHLHVPLQSGSNTVLKRMRRKYTMEFFYDRIMKLKKALPGLAITSDVIVGFPGETDEEFQETFDFIRKVHFSELHVFPYSKRTGTPASRMEDQVDDEVKNERVHRLIELSNQLAKEYASKFEGEVIEVIPEEKDKEDPESGYYVGYTDNYLKVKVPVDESMVGEIVKVKIEQAGYPYNIGSFVRVLSEQKTVVNG; translated from the coding sequence ATGCCAACGGTTGCTTTTCATACATTAGGTTGTAAAGTTAATCATTACGAAACAGAAGCGATTTGGCAGCTGTTTCAGCAAGCAGGCTACGAAAAAACAGAATATGACCAAACATCTGATGTTTATGTCATAAACACATGTACAGTAACAAACACTGGTGACAAAAAGAGTCGCCAAGTTATTCGCAGAGCGATTCGTAAAAATCCTGATGCAGTTGTTTGTGTAACCGGTTGTTATGCACAAACATCTCCAGCGGAAATTATGGCTATTCCAGGGGTAGACATCGTTGTCGGCACTCAAGACCGCCATAAGCTCATTAGCTATATTGAGCAATTTAGAAAAGAACGAGAGCCAATTAATGGTGTTGGAAACATCATGAAAGCGCGTGTATATGAGGAGTTAGACGTTCCTTCATTTACTGACCGCACACGTGCTTCATTAAAGATTCAAGAAGGCTGTAATAACTTCTGTACGTTTTGTATTATTCCATGGGCACGCGGGTTACTCCGTTCTCGTAAACCAGAAGATGTTATTTCTCAAGCAAACCAACTCGTAGAGGCTGGTTATAAAGAAATTGTCCTAACTGGTATTCATACCGGTGGTTATGGAGAAGACATGAAAGAATACAGCTTAGCAAAGTTACTTCTTGATCTTGAAAAGGTTGAAGGATTGAAGCGTATTCGAATCTCTTCTATTGAAGCGAGTCAAATTACAGATGAAGTCATAGATGTTATTGATCGCTCTGAAAAAGTGGTTCGTCATTTACACGTTCCATTACAGTCTGGATCAAATACGGTACTTAAACGGATGAGACGTAAATATACAATGGAATTTTTCTATGATCGTATTATGAAGTTGAAAAAAGCACTACCAGGTTTAGCGATTACTTCTGATGTAATTGTTGGTTTCCCTGGAGAAACAGACGAAGAATTCCAAGAAACGTTTGATTTTATTCGAAAAGTACACTTCTCTGAATTGCATGTATTTCCTTACTCGAAACGAACAGGGACACCTGCTTCGAGAATGGAAGATCAAGTCGATGACGAAGTGAAAAATGAGCGAGTTCATCGTTTGATTGAATTATCTAACCAATTAGCTAAAGAATATGCTTCGAAATTCGAAGGAGAAGTAATAGAAGTTATTCCTGAAGAGAAAGATAAGGAAGATCCTGAGAGTGGTTATTATGTTGGATACACTGATAACTATTTGAAAGTAAAGGTTCCAGTTGATGAAAGTATGGTTGGTGAAATTGTTAAAGTTAAAATTGAACAAGCCGGATATCCATATAATATTGGAAGCTTTGTTCGAGTACTTTCTGAGCAAAAAACAGTTGTTAATGGCTAA
- the deoC gene encoding deoxyribose-phosphate aldolase: protein MELSKFIDHTLLKPDTNKEQIVALANEAKEYGFASVCVNPAWINVSFEILKETDVKVCTVIGFPLGASTPEVKAYETKDAIEKGATEVDMVINIGALKTGDHDLVLRDIKAVVDAAKGNALTKVIIETSLLTEEEKVKACELSVKAGADYVKTSTGFSGGGASVEDIKLMRKTVGPDIGVKASGGVRDRQGTLAMIEAGATRIGASAGIAIVKGEEGTSDY from the coding sequence ATGGAATTGTCTAAGTTTATCGATCATACGTTATTAAAACCAGATACAAATAAAGAGCAAATAGTAGCACTTGCAAATGAAGCAAAAGAATATGGTTTTGCGTCAGTTTGCGTAAATCCGGCGTGGATTAATGTATCCTTTGAGATCTTAAAAGAAACAGATGTTAAAGTATGTACAGTAATCGGATTCCCATTAGGTGCGTCAACTCCAGAAGTTAAAGCTTATGAAACGAAAGATGCAATTGAGAAAGGCGCAACGGAAGTAGATATGGTAATTAATATTGGGGCATTAAAAACAGGTGATCATGACCTCGTTTTACGTGACATTAAAGCAGTTGTCGACGCTGCAAAAGGAAACGCATTAACAAAAGTTATTATCGAAACTTCTCTGTTAACTGAAGAGGAAAAAGTAAAAGCGTGTGAACTTTCTGTAAAAGCAGGAGCAGATTATGTAAAAACATCCACCGGCTTCTCTGGAGGTGGAGCTTCTGTTGAAGACATAAAATTAATGAGAAAAACTGTTGGACCTGATATTGGTGTTAAAGCTTCCGGTGGTGTGAGAGACCGTCAAGGTACTTTAGCGATGATTGAGGCTGGTGCGACACGAATTGGGGCAAGTGCAGGTATTGCAATCGTAAAAGGTGAAGAAGGTACATCTGATTATTAA
- a CDS encoding Na/Pi symporter, protein MNEILTMFAIYIALFLFGMTVMKQGLFHIQERRTKDFLYKAVDHPLKSFLVGIVVTALLQSSSAVMIMTVGLVATGYLSFKHSIGIILGANIGTVVTLEILAIDLSWLILPALLIGIPLLLTRRTILFSIGCLSFGFGSILVAMHGFETLAYPISSLSTVYDWIISTNEFEFLAISIGVVLSGMIQSSSAVTAIAMTFMNENLFSLPTGIGIMLGANVGTCLTAWLASLGGSKESKLTAYAHIWLNVLGLIIFFPFIQTFANFVEMTSSSPSQQLAHATLFYNVISSAIILPFINHFTNFILWIHRGSQHIK, encoded by the coding sequence ATGAACGAAATACTAACGATGTTTGCTATATATATCGCTTTATTTTTATTCGGTATGACCGTCATGAAACAAGGTCTTTTCCATATACAAGAAAGAAGAACGAAAGATTTTTTATATAAGGCAGTTGATCATCCCCTAAAAAGCTTTCTAGTTGGAATTGTCGTGACTGCTTTGTTACAAAGTAGTTCTGCTGTAATGATTATGACTGTTGGTCTTGTAGCAACAGGTTATCTATCCTTTAAACATTCCATTGGGATTATTTTAGGTGCTAATATCGGAACGGTTGTTACATTAGAAATCTTGGCTATAGACTTGTCTTGGCTTATTTTGCCTGCATTATTGATTGGTATTCCGCTCTTACTAACTCGTCGGACAATCCTTTTTTCAATTGGCTGCCTCTCTTTTGGGTTTGGGAGTATTCTTGTCGCGATGCACGGCTTTGAGACATTAGCTTATCCCATTTCTTCTTTATCGACTGTATATGATTGGATTATCTCTACAAATGAATTTGAATTTCTTGCGATTTCTATAGGCGTAGTATTAAGTGGTATGATTCAGTCAAGTTCTGCTGTCACTGCTATAGCTATGACGTTTATGAACGAAAACTTATTCTCTTTACCAACAGGTATTGGAATTATGCTAGGAGCAAATGTTGGGACTTGTTTAACTGCTTGGCTTGCAAGCCTAGGCGGAAGTAAAGAATCAAAGCTTACAGCTTATGCACATATTTGGTTAAATGTACTAGGACTAATTATTTTTTTCCCTTTCATTCAAACGTTTGCAAATTTTGTTGAAATGACATCTTCCTCACCGTCTCAACAATTAGCACACGCAACATTGTTTTATAATGTTATTAGTTCTGCCATCATTTTGCCTTTTATTAATCATTTTACAAACTTTATCTTATGGATCCACCGAGGGTCTCAACATATAAAGTGA
- the rpsU gene encoding 30S ribosomal protein S21: MAETRVRKNESIDAALRRFKRNMSKEGTLAEVRKRKHYEKPSIKRKKKSEAARKRKF, translated from the coding sequence ATGGCAGAAACACGTGTACGTAAAAACGAATCTATCGATGCTGCTCTTCGTCGCTTCAAGAGAAATATGTCTAAGGAAGGTACGTTGGCAGAAGTTCGCAAGCGAAAGCATTATGAAAAACCAAGTATTAAACGTAAGAAAAAGTCCGAAGCGGCTCGTAAGCGTAAGTTCTAA